Proteins encoded together in one Prunus dulcis chromosome 3, ALMONDv2, whole genome shotgun sequence window:
- the LOC117620824 gene encoding pentatricopeptide repeat-containing protein At1g25360-like, which yields MIASGFKPRGHILNRLIDVYCKSSNFSYAHQLFDQIPKPDIVARTTLITAYSAIGNLTLARKIFNETPLSMRDTVCYNAMITGYSRNNDGYASIRLFCEMRQGGFRPDDFTYTTVLSGAAQIVDVEKQCQQLHCAVVKSGTGFATSVWNALLSVYVRCASSPLVSSSSLMGEARNLFNEMPERDELSWTTMITGYIRNEDLHAARELLDGMDERMEVVWNAMISGYAHHNSFQEALLLFRKMRLLGIHQDEFTYTSVISTCANNGLFQLGKQVHAYILRTEAKPTVDFSLSVNNTLLTLYYKCGKLDEAQYIFNNMPVKDLVSWNAILSGYVSAGRIQEAKSFFKEMPERSILTWTVMISGLAQNGLGEEAMKLFNQMRLEGFEPCDYAFSGAITSCAALGALEHGRQLHAQLISLGFDSSLSAANALITMYARCGVFEDANSVFLTMPYIDSVSWNATIAALAQHGHGVQAIDLFEKMLKADILPDRITFLIILSACSHAGLVKEGRHYFSSMRVSYGISPDEGHYARMIDLLCRCGEFTEAKGLIESMPFEPGAPIWEALLAGCRTHGNMDLGIQAAERLFELVPQHDGTYILLSNLYAAIGRWDDVAKVRQLMRDRGVKKEPGCSWIDVENMVHVFLVGDTVHPEVQAVYKYLEQLGLEMRKLGYLPDTKFVLHDMESEHKEYSLSTHSEKLAVAFGLMKLPLGATIRVFKNLRICGDCHTAIKFMSRVVGRDIIVRDAKRFHHFRNGECSCGNYW from the coding sequence ATGATAGCATCTGGGTTCAAGCCACGTGGTCATATTCTTAACCGCTTGATTGATGTCTACTGTAAATCTTCAAATTTTAGTTATGCCCACCAACTGTTCgatcaaattccaaaaccaGACATTGTTGCTAGAACCACCTTGATTACGGCGTACTCTGCCATTGGGAATCTAACTCTGGCTCGGAAGATATTCAATGAAACTCCATTGAGCATGCGAGACACTGTTTGTTACAATGCGATGATCACAGGCTATTCTCGTAACAATGATGGCTATGCCTCTATTAGACTATTTTGTGAGATGAGGCAAGGTGGTTTTAGGCCAGACGATTTCACATATACGACTGTACTAAGTGGTGCGGCACAGATAGTGGATGTTGAAAAGCAGTGCCAGCAACTACATTGTGCAGTAGTTAAGTCAGGAACAGGGTTTGCCACTTCGGTGTGGAATGCGCTGTTATCTGTTTATGTTAGATGTGCTTCTTCACCATTagtatcatcatcatcattgaTGGGTGAAGCTAGGAATTTGTTTAATGAGATGCCTGAGAGAGATGAACTATCATGGACAACGATGATTACTGGGTACATAAGGAATGAAGACCTTCATGCAGCTCGGGAATTGCTAGATGGGATGGATGAAAGGATGGAAGTTGTATGGAATGCGATGATTTCGGGTTATGCTCACCACAATTCTTTTCAAGAAGCATTGCTATTGTTTAGGAAAATGCGGTTACTGGGGATTCATCAGGATGAATTTACATACACTAGTGTTATTAGTACTTGCGCTAATAATGGACTATTTCAGCTTGGGAAGCAGGTGCATGCTTACATACTTAGAACCGAAGCGAAGCCTACTGTGGATTTTTCATTATCTGTGAACAATACATTGCTTACACTATATTACAAATGTGGTAAACTTGATGAAGCACagtatatttttaataatatgcCTGTTAAAGATCTTGTTTCTTGGAATGCAATCCTTTCAGGGTATGTTAGTGCAGGGCGCATCCAGGAAGCAAAATCCTTTTTTAAGGAAATGCCAGAGAGGAGCATTCTGACATGGACTGTGATGATATCTGGTTTAGCTCAAAATGGATTAGGAGAAGAAGCGATGAAGCTATTCAACCAAATGCGATTAGAAGGTTTTGAACCGTGTGATTATGCATTTTCTGGAGCAATTACATCTTGTGCTGCGCTTGGAGCATTGGAGCATGGACGCCAGCTCCATGCTCAACTAATTAGCTTGGGGTTTGATTCAAGCCTTTCAGCTGCAAATGCACTCATCACAATGTATGCAAGATGCGGAGTTTTCGAGGATGCGAACTCTGTGTTTCTTACCATGCCTTATATTGATTCAGTGTCTTGGAATGCTACGATTGCAGCTCTGGCCCAACATGGACATGGTGTTCAAGCAATAGacctttttgaaaaaatgttGAAGGCAGATATACTACCAGATAGAATAACTTTCCTCATCATTCTATCAGCTTGTAGTCATGCTGGTTTAGTCAAGGAAGGGCGCCATTATTTTAGTTCAATGCGTGTCTCTTATGGTATTAGCCCTGATGAAGGCCATTATGCTCGCATGATTGATCTGTTGTGTCGATGTGGGGAGTTCACAGAAGCCAAGGGCTTGATTGAATCAATGCCTTTTGAGCCAGGTGCACCGATTTGGGAGGCTCTTCTTGCTGGTTGTCGGACTCATGGGAATATGGATTTAGGAATTCAAGCAGCAGAACGACTCTTTGAGTTGGTGCCACAACACGATGGAACTTACATACTTTTGTCGAACCTGTATGCCGCTATAGGCCGTTGGGATGATGTGGCTAAGGTGCGGCAACTAATGAGAGATCGAGGGGTTAAGAAAGAGCCTGGTTGTAGTTGGATTGACGTTGAAAACATGGTCCACGTCTTCTTAGTTGGTGATACTGTGCACCCTGAGGTCCAAGCCGTGTACAAATATCTTGAGCAACTAGGACTTGAAATGAGGAAGTTAGGATATCTCCCTGACACAAAGTTTGTGTTGCATGATATGGAGTCTGAGCATAAGGAGTATTccttgtccactcacagtgaGAAGCTTGCAGTTGCATTTGGGCTCATGAAGCTTCCTCTCGGAGCCACAATCAGAGTTTTTAAGAATCTTAGGATTTGTGGGGATTGCCATACTGCAATTAAGTTTATGTCAAGAGTGGTTGGAAGAGACATAATTGTGAGGGATGCGAAGAGGTTTCATCATTTTAGGAATGGTGAATGCTCTTGTGGCAATTACTGGTAA
- the LOC117620828 gene encoding shaggy-related protein kinase eta isoform X1 — MGSLALGPKHQQAEAQPQRQQDHNEPLNHVTRRAPDMDSDKEMSAPVIEGNDAVTGHIISTTIGGKNGEPKRTISYMAERVVGTGSFGIVFQAKCIETGETVAIKKVLQDRRYKNRELQLMRLMDHPNVVSLKHCFFSTTSKDELFLNLVMEYVPETMYRVLKHYSSMNQRMPLIYVKLYTYQIFRGLAYIHAVPGVCHRDVKPQNLLVDPLTHQVKLCDFGSAKVLVKGEANISYICSRYYRAPELIFGATEYTTSIDIWSAGCVLAELLLGQPLFPGENAVDQLVEIIKVLGTPTREEIRCMNPNYTDFRFPQIKAHPWHKVFHKRMPPEAIDLASRLLQYSPSLRCTALEACTHPFFDELREPNARLPNGRPLPPLFNFKQELSGASPELINRLIPEHMRQQTGLGFPHPVGT, encoded by the exons ATGGGGTCCTTGGCTTTGGGGCCAAAGCATCAACAAGCAGAGGCACAGCCACAGCGACAGCAAGACCACAATGAGCCACTGAACCACGTGACTCGCCGAGCCCCCGATATGGACTCCGACaag GAAATGTCAGCTCCTGTTATTGAGGGAAATGATGCAGTCACCGGTCACATCATTTCAACAACCATTGGTGGCAAAAATGGTGAACCCAAACGG ACGATCAGTTACATGGCAGAGCGTGTTGTAGGTACTGGATCATTTGGAATCGTTTTTCAG gcTAAATGCATTGAAACTGGAGAAACGGTGGCCATAAAGAAGGTCTTGCAGGACAGGAGGTATAAAAATCGTGAGTTGCAGTTGATGCGCTTGATGGATCACCCAAATGTTGTTTCCCTGAAGCATTGTTTCTTCTCTACAACAAGTAAAGATGAGCTTTTCTTGAATCTTGTTATGGAATATGTACCCGAGACTATGTACAGGGTTCTGAAGCACTACAGTAGTATGAACCAAAGGATGCCACTAATCTATGTGAAACTTTATACATATCAA ATTTTTAGGGGCCTGGCTTATATTCATGCTGTTCCTGGTGTTTGCCATAGAGATGTGAAGCCTCAAAATCTTTTG GTTGATCCCCTCACCCATCAGGTTAAGCTTTGTGACTTTGGAAGTGCAAAAGTTCTG GTCAAGGGGGAAGCAAATATATCGTACATATGTTCTCGTTACTATCGGGCTCCTGAACTCATCTTTGGTGCAACAGAATATACAACATCCATTGATATCTGGTCAGCTGGTTGTGTCCTTGCTGAGCTCCTTCTAGGCCAG CCATTGTTTCCAGGAGAGAATGCAGTGGACCAACTTGTAGAGATTATCAAG GTTCTTGGTACTCCAACTAGAGAAGAAATTCGATGCATGAATCCGAACTACACAGATTTTAGGTTCCCTCAGATTAAAGCTCACCCTTGGCATAAG GTTTTCCACAAGCGAATGCCGCCTGAAGCAATTGACCTTGCCTCACGACTTCTTCAATATTCGCCGAGTCTACGTTGCACTGCG CTAGAAGCATGCACACATCCTTTCTTTGATGAACTTCGGGAGCCCAATGCTCGCCTTCCAAATGGTCGCCCACTGCCACCACTTTTCAACTTCAAACAAGAA TTAAGTGGAGCGTCACCCGAACTGATCAACAGGCTCATACCAGAGCATATGCGGCAGCAGACTGGTCTTGGATTCCCACACCCAGTTGGTACTTGA
- the LOC117620828 gene encoding shaggy-related protein kinase zeta isoform X2: MSAPVIEGNDAVTGHIISTTIGGKNGEPKRTISYMAERVVGTGSFGIVFQAKCIETGETVAIKKVLQDRRYKNRELQLMRLMDHPNVVSLKHCFFSTTSKDELFLNLVMEYVPETMYRVLKHYSSMNQRMPLIYVKLYTYQIFRGLAYIHAVPGVCHRDVKPQNLLVDPLTHQVKLCDFGSAKVLVKGEANISYICSRYYRAPELIFGATEYTTSIDIWSAGCVLAELLLGQPLFPGENAVDQLVEIIKVLGTPTREEIRCMNPNYTDFRFPQIKAHPWHKVFHKRMPPEAIDLASRLLQYSPSLRCTALEACTHPFFDELREPNARLPNGRPLPPLFNFKQELSGASPELINRLIPEHMRQQTGLGFPHPVGT, translated from the exons ATGTCAGCTCCTGTTATTGAGGGAAATGATGCAGTCACCGGTCACATCATTTCAACAACCATTGGTGGCAAAAATGGTGAACCCAAACGG ACGATCAGTTACATGGCAGAGCGTGTTGTAGGTACTGGATCATTTGGAATCGTTTTTCAG gcTAAATGCATTGAAACTGGAGAAACGGTGGCCATAAAGAAGGTCTTGCAGGACAGGAGGTATAAAAATCGTGAGTTGCAGTTGATGCGCTTGATGGATCACCCAAATGTTGTTTCCCTGAAGCATTGTTTCTTCTCTACAACAAGTAAAGATGAGCTTTTCTTGAATCTTGTTATGGAATATGTACCCGAGACTATGTACAGGGTTCTGAAGCACTACAGTAGTATGAACCAAAGGATGCCACTAATCTATGTGAAACTTTATACATATCAA ATTTTTAGGGGCCTGGCTTATATTCATGCTGTTCCTGGTGTTTGCCATAGAGATGTGAAGCCTCAAAATCTTTTG GTTGATCCCCTCACCCATCAGGTTAAGCTTTGTGACTTTGGAAGTGCAAAAGTTCTG GTCAAGGGGGAAGCAAATATATCGTACATATGTTCTCGTTACTATCGGGCTCCTGAACTCATCTTTGGTGCAACAGAATATACAACATCCATTGATATCTGGTCAGCTGGTTGTGTCCTTGCTGAGCTCCTTCTAGGCCAG CCATTGTTTCCAGGAGAGAATGCAGTGGACCAACTTGTAGAGATTATCAAG GTTCTTGGTACTCCAACTAGAGAAGAAATTCGATGCATGAATCCGAACTACACAGATTTTAGGTTCCCTCAGATTAAAGCTCACCCTTGGCATAAG GTTTTCCACAAGCGAATGCCGCCTGAAGCAATTGACCTTGCCTCACGACTTCTTCAATATTCGCCGAGTCTACGTTGCACTGCG CTAGAAGCATGCACACATCCTTTCTTTGATGAACTTCGGGAGCCCAATGCTCGCCTTCCAAATGGTCGCCCACTGCCACCACTTTTCAACTTCAAACAAGAA TTAAGTGGAGCGTCACCCGAACTGATCAACAGGCTCATACCAGAGCATATGCGGCAGCAGACTGGTCTTGGATTCCCACACCCAGTTGGTACTTGA
- the LOC117622294 gene encoding peroxidase P7-like: MKLAMASLSYFFIVVTLFIFPFFGCCANAQLSPNFYARTCPSLPTIVRNAMSQAVAREARMGASILRLFFHDCFVNGCDASILLDDTATFTGEKNAFPNQNSVRGFEVIDTIKTRVEAACNATVSCADILALASRDGVVLLGGTPWTVALGRRDARTASQSDANNQLPSPFANLATLISSFAAKGLTASDLTVLSGGHTIGQSQCLLFKTRIYNETNIDPSFATTRKATCPASGGDTNLAPFDITPTRFDNNYYKALVARRGLLHSDQELFNSGSQDALVRTYSNNAAAFSRDFAAAMAKMSAISPLTGTNGEIRKNCRLVN, from the exons ATGAAGCTTGCAATGGCCTCTCTGTCCTACTTCTTCATTGTTGTTACACTCTtcatctttcctttttttggttgttgtgcCAATGCACAACTCTCTCCCAACTTCTATGCAAGAACCTGCCCAAGTCTGCCGACCATCGTTCGCAATGCTATGAGTCAGGCTGTTGCTAGGGAGGCTCGGATGGGTGCCTCGATCCTTCGCTTATTCTTCCACGACTGCTTTGTAAAT GGTTGCGACGCTTCCATACTATTGGATGACACGGCCACCTTCACCGGTGAAAAGAATGCATTCCCAAACCAGAACTCAGTCAGGGGATTTGAAGTCATTGACACCATCAAAACCCGAGTGGAAGCTGCTTGTAATGCTACTGTATCTTGTGCAGATATTTTAGCACTCGCAAGCCGGGATGGAGTTGTCTTG CTTGGAGGAACCCCATGGACGGTAGCCCTAGGCCGAAGAGATGCAAGAACTGCAAGCCAAAGCGATGCCAACAACCAACTCCCCTCCCCCTTCGCCAACCTCGCAACCCTAATTTCGAGTTTCGCAGCGAAAGGCTTAACCGCCAGCGATCTGACCGTGCTCTCCGGTGGCCACACAATAGGCCAGTCTCAGTGTCTTCTCTTCAAAACCCGCATATACAACGAGACCAACATTGACCCCAGCTTTGCCACCACTCGTAAGGCTACATGTCCGGCTTCGGGCGGCGATACGAATCTTGCTCCCTTCGATATAACCCCGACTCGTTTCGATAATAATTACTACAAGGCCCTTGTGGCTCGTCGTGGTCTTCTTCATTCCGACCAGGAGCTCTTCAACAGCGGGAGTCAGGATGCCTTGGTTAGAACGTATAGTAACAACGCCGCCGCGTTTTCAAGAGATTTTGCTGCAGCCATGGCGAAGATGAGCGCTATTAGTCCTCTAACTGGGACAAATGGAGAGATCAGGAAGAATTGCAGACTAGTGAACTAA
- the LOC117623529 gene encoding probable serine/threonine-protein kinase PBL7 — MEEEDEYRRKERLALVIIVVLASLAVASLLVAFSYYCYIRNKVAKRFENHKGFGNEDKGAFSNLQVASSKGLQVFTFKQLHSATGGFSKSNVVGKGGFGLVYRGVLHDGRKVAIKFMDEAGKQGAEEFKMEVELLSRLCSPYLLALLGYCSDNNHKLLVYEFMENGGLQEHLYPGNGPNAPSMKLDWETRLRIALEAAKGLEYLHEHISPPVIHRDFKSSNILLDKYFHAKVSDFGLAKLGSDKAGGYVSTRVLGTQGYVAPEYALTGHLTTKSDVYSYGVVLLELLTGRVPVDMKRPSGESVLVSWALPQLTDREQVVQIMDPALEGQYSLKEVIQVAAIAAMCVQPEADYRPLMADVVQSLVPLVKIHRSTSKVGSSSSFHATKSPTPQSSKACL; from the exons ATGGAGGAAGAGGATGAGTATAGAAGGAAGGAGCGCTTGGCATTGGTGATCATTGTGGTACTTGCTTCACTGGCCGTGGCTTCCTTACTCGTCGCCTTCAGCTACTACTGCTACATTCGCAACAAGGTCGCCAAGCGCTTCGAGAACCACAAGG gGTTTGGGAATGAGGACAAAGGTGCTTTTTCAAATCTACAAGTTGCTTCCAGTAAAGGACTTCAGGTCTTCACCTTCAAGCAACTACATTCTGCTACTGGTGGTTTCAGCAAGTCAAATGTGGTTGGCAAAGGAGGATTTGGGTTAGTGTACCGAGGTGTTCTCCATGATGGGAGGAAAGTTGCAATTAAGTTTATGGACGAAGCAGGAAAGCAGGGAGCAGAGGAATTTAAAATGGAG GTGGAGTTGCTAAGTCGGCTGTGTTCTCCATATTTGTTGGCCCTGCTTGGGTATTGCTCAGATAACAATCACAAATTGTTGGTATATGAGTTCATGGAAAATGGTGGTTTGCAGGAACATTTGTATCCTGGGAATG GTCCTAATGCTCCCTCCATGAAGTTAGACTGGGAAACTCGGTTGAGAATAGCTCTTGAAGCTGCGAAGGGTTTGGAGTATCTCCATGAACATATTAGTCCTCCCGTGATTCACAGAGATTTTAAGAGCAGTAACATTCTCTTGGACAAATATTTTCATGCCAAAGTTTCTGATTTCGGATTGGCCAAGCTTGGATCTGACAAGGCTGGAGGCTATGTTTCCACCAGAGTATTGGGTACACAGGGATATGTTGCCCCAGA GTATGCGTTAACAGGGCATCTGACAACTAAATCAGATGTGTACAGTTATGGGGTTGTGCTTTTGGAGTTGCTTACAGGCAGAGTTCCAGTTGATATGAAGAGACCTTCTGGAGAAAGTGTTCTTGTTTCTTGG GCTTTGCCTCAGCTGACAGATAGGGAGCAGGTTGTTCAGATCATGGATCCTGCATTGGAGGGTCAGTACTCATTGAAGGAGGTCATTCAGGTGGCAGCAATTGCTGCGATGTGCGTTCAACCCGAGGCAGATTACAGGCCACTGATGGCAGATGTTGTGCAATCACTGGTCCCACTTGTGAAGATTCACAGGTCAACTTCAAAGGTAGGCAGCTCTTCTAGCTTTCATGCAACAAAGTCACCAACACCGCAGAGTAGTAAAGCATGTCTATGA
- the LOC117623199 gene encoding 50S ribosomal protein L1, chloroplastic produces MAALKLLLSSARRQCLSKPRSHLHPPPFLSYRRSFSSESDTTQNPNPNSPSPQPPTRQSVPIEPVSYSLKAKDHSLPDPDPTSQPEQTSPPPPSGPRDLPNSPSQETRSEWTREEARFLRHVPSISPVSYRVKVAPLPEDRVPEKAEGGETGAEKGGESVKDHETDLEREKKRIEVDGRLRRRLFRVPEEEVVVPFPTLINVEKKERKPIFDVMDAIRQVKANAKCKFDETVEAHVQLGIDAKRNAVRGNMTLPHGSGKVVRVAFFAEGADADEAKAAGADIVGGVELVEEIASTHKLNVDKCFATNEMIMRLAKIARILRERGLMPDRKLGTVTNDISGALQKVRQGHIEYRMDRTSIVHVGLGKVSFTEEYLRENIGAFMSSLLLAKPTGLKKSSKYAGYINSFHICSTMGPGVPVSIQSLSKAADHYNKMHLK; encoded by the exons ATGGCGGCCCTGAAGCTTCTCCTCTCCTCAGCTCGCCGTCAATGCCTTTCCAAACCTCGCTCCCATCTTCATCCGCCTCCATTTCTAAGCTACCGCAGATCCTTTAGCTCCGAATCCGACACGACCCAGAACCCGAACCCAAACTCTCCCTCTCCTCAACCCCCTACTCGACAATCCGTGCCGATCGAACCCGTTTCCTACTCTCTCAAGGCCAAAGACCACTCCTTACCCGACCCAGACCCAACTTCCCAACCCGAACAAACATCACCACCGCCGCCGAGCGGGCCTCGGGACTTGCCCAACTCACCGAGTCAGGAAACTCGCTCCGAGTGGACCCGTGAAGAGGCTCGGTTCTTAAGGCACGTGCCCTCTATATCTCCGGTATCATACCGGGTCAAAGTTGCTCCGTTACCGGAAGATAGGGTCCCGGAGAAGGCCGAGGGAGGCGAAACCGGAGCTGAGAAGGGTGGGGAGAGTGTGAAGGATCACGAGACGGActtggagagagaaaagaagaggatCGAGGTGGATGGTCGATTGAGAAGGAGGCTTTTCAGGGTACcggaggaggaggtggtggttcCTTTTCCCACGTTGATTAACGTTGAGAAGAAGGAGAGGAAGCCTATTTTTGATGTAATGGACGCAATTCGCCAAGTCAAG GCTAATGCCAAGTGCAAATTTGATGAAACTGTTGAAGCTCATGTCCAATTGGGTATTGACGCTAAGAGAAAT GCTGTTCGTGGTAACATGACTTTGCCTCATGGTAGTGGGAAG GTTGTCAGGGTTGCTTTCTTTGCTGAGGGCGCAGATGCAGATGAAGCTAAAGCTGCAGGAGCAGATATTGTTGGCGGTGTTGAACTtgtggaggaaattgcaa GCACTCATAAGCTCAATGTTGACAAGTGTTTTGCAACAAATGAAATGATTATGCGCCTGGCAAAG ATTGCAAGGATTCTTAGAGAGCGTGGTTTGATGCCTGACCGGAAA CTAGGCACTGTCACTAATGACATCTCTGGAGCACTGCAAAAAGTAAGACAAGGTCATATTGAGTATAGAATGGACAGAACATCAATTGTACACGTGGGACTTGGAAAG gtAAGCTTTACAGAGGAGTACCTGCGTGAGAACATTGGTGCCTTTATGAGTTCTCTTTTGCTGGCAAAGCCTACGGGATTAAAAAAGT CTTCCAAATATGCTGGCTATATTAACTCCTTCCACATATGTAGCACG ATGGGTCCAGGAGTTCCAGTTTCAATACAGTCATTATCCAAAGCTGCAGATCACTACAATAAAATGCACCTCAAGTGA